A segment of the Luteitalea sp. genome:
CGTGTCAACAATCAGCCGGAGCTACCGACCGGCCAAGAGATCGCTCACGAGGTCCAACAGTACGCGCTCGCCCGTCTGACCCACTTCCCGCGACCACCAGCACCCGCCTCCCCGCCCACACCCACTGCCGTCGCTCATCCTGCCACTCCTCCAGAGGAAGTGCTCGAGCAGCCGATAGGTGTCCGTGGCCCCGGGAACATCATCGACTTCGACTGATCTCATGCTCTTCCGCGCGGCCTAAAGGCCACGCGCTACGTACGAGGGCCATCTGTGAAGAGCATTGGAGCTAGGTGCGTAGCTGCTCGAGCGCGCCGCGTGCCGCTGCCTGTTCCGCCTCCTTCTTGCTCCGCCCGGTCGCGGACGCGAGCAACCGGCCTTCCGACCAAACCTCCACGGCAAATTCCTTCTCGTGATCCGGTCCGCGCGTGGCGACCACGCGGTACTCCGGTAGCGCGTGACGCTCTTCCTGCAGCCATTCCTGCAGGGCCGACTTGTAGTCGCCGGTCATCGCGGTCAGCAGCCCTGGCTGTTTCACCTCGTCCAGCACATCCTGACACTCACGGAGGATGAAGCGGCGCGCAACCTCCAGGCCGCCATCGAGATAGATTGCGGCAATGACGGCTTCGCACGTGTCCGCGATGAGCGCCTGCTTGTGCCGCCCTCCGCTCTTCTCCTCACCACGTCCGAGCAACAGATACTGGCCGATACCGAGACGCTCACCAATCTGGACCAGCGCCGCCGTGGAGACGACCGACGCCTTGATCTTCGACTTCTGCCCCTCGTCTGCTTCCGGGAAGTCTCGGAAGATGACGTCCGCTATCACGAAGCCGAGCACGGC
Coding sequences within it:
- the rnc gene encoding ribonuclease III; amino-acid sequence: MPLPASGLGDIRLEVAEQEAAEAQRLIEAYRDSAEDRFNVVPFGDGLVLLEHRLGYRFRDRGLLEHALTHRSRAHEDVTGGVVDNESLEFLGDAVLGFVIADVIFRDFPEADEGQKSKIKASVVSTAALVQIGERLGIGQYLLLGRGEEKSGGRHKQALIADTCEAVIAAIYLDGGLEVARRFILRECQDVLDEVKQPGLLTAMTGDYKSALQEWLQEERHALPEYRVVATRGPDHEKEFAVEVWSEGRLLASATGRSKKEAEQAAARGALEQLRT